The Wansuia hejianensis genomic interval GCCATCACCCCCCACAGCAACACACACAGCCGCAGTTTGGCGTAACATCTGTCATACCGCCTTTTTCACGAAGAACAGGTGGTACCCAGCCGGTATCATCACCTACATAAGTAATCGCACCTACTGGGCAGTTTTCTCCGCAATAATGACAGTGAACCACACAGCTATCGGGATTTGTAACCACCGAGGATGGTGCTTTCGACTTGTCATATACTGAATGAGGACAGTTATTTACGCAAGTTCCGCATTCAATACAAGATAGAACATCCACTACGGGATACCATTTATTTGCCATTTTTATTTCCTCCGTTTTCTATATAATCATTGGCTGTATCAGATTAAAGAAGTAGCCGACAATGATAATTCCTACCGTACAAATTGCAATGAAGATACCAAGCAATTTCGGTTTGACTGCCTTGCGAAGCATAATCATAGACGGCAAAGACAAAGTGGTAACTGCCATCATAAAGGACAGAACAACGCCGAGTAAAGCTCCCTTTGCAAGCAAAGCTTCCGCAATCGGGATTGTTCCGAAAATATCCGCATACATTGGAACGCCTGCAATCGTTGCAAGAATAACACCAAATGGATTATTATCGCCAAGTACCTTCACAATAAATTCTTCGGGTATCCAGTTGTGAATAATCGCTCCGATACCAACACCAATCAGAATATAAGGTATTACCTTTTTGGCGGTGGCAACAACCTGTTCCCACGCATATTTCAGACGGTCTTTGAAACGCAATTCTTCCTGTGGTACATCAAGCGACCGACCGTTACGGATAAATTCCTCCACTTGATTTTCAAGGTGTAATTTTTCAATCAGTGTGCCACCTGTGACAGCTATTATAAGTCCAAGTACCACATAGATAATTGCAACTTTCCATCCGAAAATGCTCATCAGCAGTACAAGACTTCCAAGGTCAACCATCGGAGAGGAAATGAGGAACGAAAAGGTTACGCCAAGCGGTAAACCAGCACTTGTAAATCCTATAAACAGAGGAATTGACGAACAGGAACAAAACGGTGTTACCGTACCAAGCAGAGCAGCAATAATATTTGCCCATATTCCGTGAAATCTGCCAAGTATCTTTTTGGTTCTCTCTGGTGGGAAGTAGCTTTGAATATACGAGATAATCAAAATTAAAACGCACAGCAGAACAATTATTTTAATTGTATCATAGACAAAAAACTGAACACTGCTGCCAATCCTGCTTGTGGTATCTAAACCGCAAGCGTTCAAAATCGTGCCTATGAGCCGATTTAGCCATTGCATACCGAGGATTTCGTTTTGAAAGAAATCCCACGCTGTTTTAAACGCTTCCATATAAAACTCCCTCCATAAATAGATAAATTGAAAAGTTTCTATTTGTCTGCTTTTTTATAAGTCGTGCAGAAAAGATTTTGGAAATTCCCTTACTTTTCATAACACGACTTATCGCTACAAGTATTACTTATACTTGTCAATTCCCGTAAGCATTTTACTGCATACTCTGTACCTTCTAATGAAATAGAGTAGTGCATCCATTTGCCTTCTTTTCTACCTATTACAATTCCAGAGTCACAAAGTATTTTCATATGATGTGATAGTGTGGGTTGTGTAACATTGATTTCCTCAAGAATTTTACAAGCACATTTTTCTCCTGTACTCAAGAGTTTGATAATGCGAATACGATTTTCATCACAAAATGCTTTAAAAATTGTTGCTGTTCTCTTTTCATCAATATTCAACAAGATCACCTCCCATAGATGAATGTCTATATGTTATTATATGCAACAGATAGATGTTTGTCAATAAGTTCTTGAAAATTTTTCAGATATTTATGTACGGAGAGCGTAACTCTCCGTGACTTAATAGGAAGGTGTCCCATAACCATAAATCGAGCTACTTCCAACTGTATATTGGTTTTGCCTGCAGGCATCGCCAGAGTTGCCTTCCACGGTATAGACCGTGCCATTTTCGACACGCTCCACAATACCCACATGGTCGGTTTCTCCGTCGCCCTCCCAATCGAAAAAGATAATATCGCCTGCCGACGGCTCATAGCTACGGTCTTGCCATTGTCCGTTTGACTTGAACCAGTTTGCACCGTCCACGCAGCCTGCAAATTTCGGGATAAGCCCGCTTTCGATATATCCGCATTGGTCGGCACACCACGACACAAAGCAGGCACACCATTCCACACGCCCGTCAAAGCCGTACCAACTCCAATAAGGCTGACCACCCTCATTTCCGAGCTGTGTTAAGGCAACCTCAACAATGGCTTGGTTTCCTCCGCTTGTGAACGCCCGTCCGTATGGATAATACCGTAGCACATGAGCGACATACTGCGTATCGCCGTAGCTATCCCAACCTAACCGTGCCGCCTGCGTTGTAGAAAACTCCACCGCATTTGCATAAGAATAGCCGCCGTAATTACTCTTAGCCCATGAAATATAGCCATTCCCGAAGTTGTATCCCTGCAAAGCGAGCTTGATATGCTCCATATCAATGGGATTTTCCACTTCGGCAGCGTTTAGGCATGCCGCTAAATTCTGAATGCCCACATTGATGGAATACTCTGGGTCGGTAATGCCGTTTGGCGTATTCGGATAACGGGTGTTGTAACCACACTCCGATGCCTGCATAGGGTCGCTGCCTTGTCCGCCAGACTCCTGCATCATAACCGCCTTGATAAGCTCCACATATTCGGGGATACCGTGCTGTTTGGCGTACTGTTGTATCAATGGCTCATAGGCTTCCACCTGAGCACTGACAGGAGTATAGGCGTTGCTGCCGCTGCCACCGCCAAACAGGGAAACGGCACAGCCGAGCAGGACAACAATGAGGATAATCACAACCGCAATCCAACCGCCTGCAATTAAAGCAGAAATCAGAGCTTTTGTTCCTGCAATAATCGCCTTGACTGCCGTAATGGTGGCTCTGACCGTGGCTTTCGTTGCTTCGGCTGTTGCCTTTGCGGTAGCTTTTGCTGCCTGTGTTGCCTGTTGAGTGGCTTTGGCAGAAGCCTTTGCCGCTGCCTGTGCCGTCTTTACTGATGTTTCCGTCGTTTTAATTGCCGCCTTAGAGGTCGCCTCTGCGGTTTTAATCCCTTTTTCAGTAATCTTGACCGTTCCTTTAGCGGTTGTTTTTACCGTTTTTTCTACATTTCGGGCTGTCGTCTTAATCGTCTTTTGCCCCTGCTGTCGGGTTTTTATCAACTGCGATTTTGCCGTCTGGGAAACATCGGGAGCAGAGGAACGACTTGCAGCCCCGTGTCGGATCTGCAAGCCGTGTTGTTCTGCCATATTCTGCGCCGCTTTGTGCTCTGCGGCTTTGGCGGCCCGTTTTTGCTTGAAATCGGCTATCTTATCCTTTGCTTTGACGATATTCTCCTGCGTGGTCTTAACACCTTTCTGACCCTGTTTGTTAAATTGATGGATGCCCTCGTCCTTTGCACGGTCTGCGGCATAAGAAATCCT includes:
- a CDS encoding 4Fe-4S dicluster domain-containing protein, with protein sequence MANKWYPVVDVLSCIECGTCVNNCPHSVYDKSKAPSSVVTNPDSCVVHCHYCGENCPVGAITYVGDDTGWVPPVLREKGGMTDVTPNCGCVCCCGG
- a CDS encoding permease — translated: MEAFKTAWDFFQNEILGMQWLNRLIGTILNACGLDTTSRIGSSVQFFVYDTIKIIVLLCVLILIISYIQSYFPPERTKKILGRFHGIWANIIAALLGTVTPFCSCSSIPLFIGFTSAGLPLGVTFSFLISSPMVDLGSLVLLMSIFGWKVAIIYVVLGLIIAVTGGTLIEKLHLENQVEEFIRNGRSLDVPQEELRFKDRLKYAWEQVVATAKKVIPYILIGVGIGAIIHNWIPEEFIVKVLGDNNPFGVILATIAGVPMYADIFGTIPIAEALLAKGALLGVVLSFMMAVTTLSLPSMIMLRKAVKPKLLGIFIAICTVGIIIVGYFFNLIQPMII
- a CDS encoding metalloregulator ArsR/SmtB family transcription factor: MNIDEKRTATIFKAFCDENRIRIIKLLSTGEKCACKILEEINVTQPTLSHHMKILCDSGIVIGRKEGKWMHYSISLEGTEYAVKCLRELTSISNTCSDKSCYEK
- a CDS encoding lysozyme family protein; translated protein: MADIKTRDAVRGTIKTIDKAAIASERMKTAYAKTKDKAEQSCYADENSATEYAADRISYAADRAKDEGIHQFNKQGQKGVKTTQENIVKAKDKIADFKQKRAAKAAEHKAAQNMAEQHGLQIRHGAASRSSAPDVSQTAKSQLIKTRQQGQKTIKTTARNVEKTVKTTAKGTVKITEKGIKTAEATSKAAIKTTETSVKTAQAAAKASAKATQQATQAAKATAKATAEATKATVRATITAVKAIIAGTKALISALIAGGWIAVVIILIVVLLGCAVSLFGGGSGSNAYTPVSAQVEAYEPLIQQYAKQHGIPEYVELIKAVMMQESGGQGSDPMQASECGYNTRYPNTPNGITDPEYSINVGIQNLAACLNAAEVENPIDMEHIKLALQGYNFGNGYISWAKSNYGGYSYANAVEFSTTQAARLGWDSYGDTQYVAHVLRYYPYGRAFTSGGNQAIVEVALTQLGNEGGQPYWSWYGFDGRVEWCACFVSWCADQCGYIESGLIPKFAGCVDGANWFKSNGQWQDRSYEPSAGDIIFFDWEGDGETDHVGIVERVENGTVYTVEGNSGDACRQNQYTVGSSSIYGYGTPSY